The Streptomyces sp. 135 sequence GCTGCGCGCCGTGGCCCTGCTCGCCGTGCCGACCGGACACTGGCTGCTGGGCGGCTTCACCCTCGACACCGGAGGGGCGCTGCACAACGCGAGCCCCCTGTCCTCGTTCGGCTTCTTCGCACCGATCAGCTGGGTGCTTCAGATGCTGGGCATCTTCTTCCTCGTGGGCGGCTATGCCTCCACACTGTCGTACCGGCGGGCGGTGGCGCGGGGCGAAGCGACGGGCGCCTGGCTGCGTGGGCGCCTCGCGCGACTGGGGCGGCCGGTCCTGGGCGTGACCGCGGTCTGGGCCGCGCTGCTCCCGGTGCTGTACACGCTGGGGGTGCCGGGCACGACACTGCGCACGGCGTCCACGCTGGTCATACAGCCCTTGTGGTTCGTGGGCGTCTACACGGTGATCACGGCGCTCACCCCCTGGTGCATACGGGCGGCGCAGCGGCTGGGGGCCTGGGCCGCGCTGCCCCTGGTCGGGTCGGTCGCCCTGGTGGACTTCCTGCGCTACGGGCCGTTCGCGGAGGGCATGCCTTCCTGGCTCTCCCTGCTGAATCTGCTGCCGGGTTGGATGTTCGCCTACCAACTGGGCGTCTCCTGGGGCGAGAAGAGGCTGGGCGGGCGCGGGGCCTGGATCCTGCTGGCCGGTGGCACCGCTCTCTTCGCCGCCCTCCTCCTCGCCTTCCACTATCCGGCGTCGATGGTCGGCGTCCCCGGCGAGGCCC is a genomic window containing:
- a CDS encoding acyltransferase, with the protein product MSLPLLNRLRGAACAIDARTPAHRDRAIDGLRAVALLAVPTGHWLLGGFTLDTGGALHNASPLSSFGFFAPISWVLQMLGIFFLVGGYASTLSYRRAVARGEATGAWLRGRLARLGRPVLGVTAVWAALLPVLYTLGVPGTTLRTASTLVIQPLWFVGVYTVITALTPWCIRAAQRLGAWAALPLVGSVALVDFLRYGPFAEGMPSWLSLLNLLPGWMFAYQLGVSWGEKRLGGRGAWILLAGGTALFAALLLAFHYPASMVGVPGEARTNSHPPSLLVLALAAAQSGAAILLRDRIGRLLRRPALWAPVVVVNLSAMTILCWHQTALLAAAVPGSFLGAVPGLTTGPDTLGWIAARIAWLPVLAALLVLIGRYARGFEAPWKRASHARRALAGVLAAGFAVFALGLA